TTTACGCCACCACTTATCGGCGAGCGATTATTTTGCGGCTTTTACCTTAATGAACTATTAACTCGCTTATTACCCGAGCACGACGCTTACCCAGTCTTGTTTGAGCTTTATCAGGTGGCTCTTTTCGCGCTACGTGAACAGCAGCCCATTGAGCCGATATTACGGCAATTTGAGTGGCAGTTAATTGTGCAACTAGGTTATGGCTACTCATTAACTGAAGACAGTGACCAGCAACCGTTACAAGCTGAACAGTATTATCAACTACAACCCGATGTGGGCTTTTGTGCAAGCTATCCTCACCAGCAGCATTATCTCGGAGCTGATATTTTATGCTTATCCGAGGCTGACTGGGAGAAACAACACACCTTGCGCGTGGCCAAGCGTTTAATGCGCCAGACCTTAGCCTTTCACTTAAAAGGTCAGCCTATTATTAGTCGCGAGTTTTTTACTCGACCATTATGAGGAACAGATTATGAATCTTAAGCAGCGTATTTTACTGGGTGTAAACATTGACCATATTGCCACTGTTCGCCAAGCCCGCGGCACCAGCTACCCTGATCCAGTTAAAGCCGCGCTTGATGCCGAGCAAGCCGGAGCCGATGGCATCACCATCCACCTGCGTGAAGATCGTCGACATATTCAGGATCGTGACGTAAAACTGCTAAAAGCAGTAATGCAAACCCCAATGAACTTTGAAATGGGGATCACCGAAGAAATGCTGCAAATGGTAGAGCAAGTTAAACCCGCGCACGTTTGCTTAGTACCAGAAACCCGTGAAGAGCTAACCACTGAAGGCGGCTTAGATATCTTAGCCCAAGAGCAGCGAGTGCAGCAGGCGGTAGAACGCCTAACTAATGCTGGCTCAATCGTTTCAATTTTTATTGATCCAGAAGCCGAGCAAATTCAAGCCGCTGCACGTGTAGGCGCCACCACTATTGAGCTGCATACTGGCCGTTACTCTGAAGCAAACTGTGTGGCTACACAAACTGCAGAACTTAAGCGTATTCAAGCAGCGGTTAAAGCAGCGCAAGCACAGGGATTGATCATTAATGCGGGGCACGGCCTGAATTATCACAACGTAGAGGCCATTGCCGCGATCCCTGGCATTAATGAGCTAAATATTGGCCATGCCATTGTTGCTCATGCGCTATTTGTAGGCTTTGCTCAAGCTGTGAGTGAAATGAAACAGTTGATCACTGCTGCAGCTCAAGCTTAAGTCACTAGGGCCACCAAGTCTTTTAGTGACCAGTTATAGAGTTATAGTTTTAATACCGACTCTAAATAGGCATACTAGGCTTATCTGAAACTGACTTGGTGGTCTTATTATGCAAACAGTACCGCGTAAAGTTCGCGAATTTAAACGCCGTGAACAAGAAATTTTAGATACAGCGCTGAGTTTATTTTTAGCCCATGGTGAAGATAGCGTCACCGTGGAGTTAATTGCTAATACCGTTGGGATAGGTAAGGGCACTATCTATAAGCACTTTAAGTCAAAAGCTGAGATTTATTTGCGCCTAATGCTCGACTATGAGCGCGATCTTAACGCCTTATTTCAGTCTGAAAGTGTTGCCCGTGATAAAGAAGCTTTGTCGCGAGCTTATTTTGGTTTTCGCATGCGTGACCCACAGCGCTATCAGCTGTTTGATCGGCTGGAAGAAAAGGTCGTCAAAGGTCAGCAAGTGCCTGAATTGGTAGCCGAACTGCATGCTATCCGTGCCTCAAACTTTGAGCGCTTAACCGATTTAATTAAAGATCGGATTAATGAGGGCAAGCTCGAAGATGTGCCCCCGTATTATCACTATTGCGCGGCCTGGGCCTTAGTCCACGGCGCAGTAGCACTTTATCATTCGCCATTCTGGAGTAATGTTCTGGAGGACCAAGACGGTTTTTTCCAATTCTTAATGGATATTGGGGTGCGCATGGGTAACAAGCGTAAGCGTGAACACGACTCCAAGCTTGAAACAGAAGAATCTTAAGATCAGAGGTGAACATGAGCCAGTTGTTTCCTATTGAGTACATTGAGCCGGTGTTTCGTCCACCGAGTGAGGCCAATTCGTTAATTCTGCCGGTAACCAATGGTTGTTCATGGAATAAGTGCACTTTCTGTGAAATGTACACTGCGCCGCAAAAAAAATTTCGTGTACGAGATGAAGCGCAAGTCATTGAAGAAATTAAGCGCACCAGTGAGCAGTACCAAGTACGACGAATCTTTTTAGCCGATGGCGATGCCATGGCGCTTTCAACCCGGCGCTTAGTAACGATCTTAGAAGCTATTCGCCAATATATGCCTGAGGTGGAACGGGTCAGCAGTTACTGCTTGCCGAGTAATTTGAAAAACAAGTCCGTGGCAGAGCTCACAGAACTAGCTGAGCTGGGCCTAACCATGGCCTATGTTGGCTGCGAATCTGGAGACGATGAAGTACTACGTTTAGTCAATAAAGGCGAAACCTTTGCTAGCTCTGAAAGTGCCTTAAATAAACTCGGCGCTGCAGGGATTACCCGCTCAGTAATGATTTTAAATGGACTCGGTGGGCAACGCTTATCAGAGCAACACGCTACTCACTCGGCGCAGCTAATGAATGCTACCCAGCCAGAGTATGTATCCACGCTGGTGGTTAGCTTTCCTTTAGGCGAACAGCGCTTTCGCAGTGAATATCCCGACTTTCAACCCTTAACCCAGGTGCAACTTTTTCAAGAGCTTGAGTTATTTTTAAGCACGCTCAATTTACAGCAAACCGTATTTCGTAGCGACCACGCCTCCAACTATTTGGTGCTAAAAGGGGTGCTTGGAAAAGATCAAGCGCGCTTATTACACCAAGTGCGTCAAGCGATTGCCCATCCAGAACAGGCACACTTACGTCAAGAGTGGCAACGAGGACTCTAATCATGGCCAATACGCTGAGCTTGCAACAACTCGCCGAGCAATTAGAGCAACAGACCGAAGCGCCTGCGATTAACCAATGGCAACCCGCTGACTGTGGCCCTTTAGCCATGCGGATTGATCACCGTGGCCAATGGTTTTACCAGGGAGAGCCAATTCGGCGGGAGGCTTTAGTCAAGATCTTTAGCGATATTTTGCGCAAGGAAGGTCAGCATTATTATTTAGTAACGCCAGTAGAAAAATTTCAAATTCAAGTGGATGACTTACCCTTCATTACACAAGAGCTAGAAGTGAAGCAAGACCCAATAACCCAGCAGCAGCTACTGGTTTTAACCTTAAACCACGGGCTTAGCGTTACCCTCAGCCAAGCACAACCACTAATATTTGCGCCTAATGCGGAAGGTGATCTTTTGCCGGCAGTGTATGTGCAGCGCCAATTGTTAGCGCGTTTACATCGCAATCATTATTACCAGTTAGCTGAACTTGCTGAGCCAGCTGACTCCAACGCAGCTCAGGACTCAGAGCAATGGGGTGTATGGAGTAGCGGCCAATTTTTTCCGCTGATGCCGGCTGACCCTTCAGCCAATTTTAATCTCTAGGTAAAGCGTGCAGTTTATGTCAGAAGCATTAGTTATCGAAAACCTAAAAAAGGTGTATGGCAACGGCCATGTTGCCCTAAAAGGTATTGACCTTACCGTGCAAGAGGGCGATTTCTTTGCCCTGCTAGGTCCCAATGGGGCAGGAAAATCCACCACTATCGGCATTCTTTCGACCTTAGTGAATCCCAGTAGTGGTCGGGTCAAGGTGTTTGGTCACGACCTAGCCACTGACCCTTCGGCAGTTAAGCGCTGCCTAGGTCTAGTGCCTCAAGAGTTTAACTTCAACCAGTTTGAAACAGCCTTTAGTATTTTAGTTACTCAAGCAGGCTACTACGGTATTGCCCGTAAAACAGCGGTAGCACGTGCCGAAGCCTTACTTAAGCAGTTAGGCCTATGGGATAAACGTGATACCGCCTCACGCATGCTCTCTGGCGGCATGAAACGCCGGTTAATGATCGCTCGCGCGCTGATGCATGAGCCACGCTTGCTGATTCTTGATGAGCCAACAGCAGGGGTAGATATCGAATTGCGTCGCTCGATGTGGGAATATCTGACCGAGCTGAATCAACAGGGCACGACGATTATTTTAACTACTCACTATCTAGAAGAAGCTGAGCAACTGTGCCGCAATATAGCCATTATTGATCAGGGCGAAATTGTTCAAAATACCAGTATGCGCAAGTTGCTTGATCAGTTACGGGTAGAAACTTTTATTTTAGATTTAGCCCAGGCGCAAACTAAAGCCCCAGAACTACAGGGTTATCCCTGCCAATTAACCGATGCCCAAACCTTAGAAGTGCAGGTCGATAAAATTATGGGCATTACTGGTTTGTTTACCCAATTGGCCGAAAAAAATATCGAGGTGATGAGCTTACGCAACAAAAGCAATCGCTTAGAAGAGCTGTTTGTGTCCTTAGTTGATAAGCATTTAGAGGAGAAAAAACATGCAAACTGAGTTCGCATCTAACTGGATTGCCTTAAAAACTATTGTTTACCGCGAAGCACGCCGTTTTCTTCGAATTTGGCCGCAAACGTTATTACCTCCGGCTATTACCATGGTGCTGTATTTTGTTATTTTCGGTAATTTAATTGGCAGTCAAATCGGCGATATGCGCGGCTTTAGCTATATGCAATATATTGTGCCCGGTTTGATTATGATGTCAGTGATTACTAACTCGTACAGTAACGTGGTATCGAGTTTTTTTAGTGCTAAGTTTCAGCGCTCGATCGAAGAGATTTTAGTCTCACCGGTGTCTCCGCATACGGTATTGATCGGCTTTGTTTTAGGCGGTGTGATGCGTGGCCTGCTGGTAGCGGTGATTGTGACCTTACTGTCACTATTTTTTACCAAACTCACGATCACTAACCTATGGATAACCATCGTTGTGATTTTCTTTACCGCGACGGTATTTGCCTTAGGTGGCTTTGTTAACGCGGTGTTTGCCCGCAACTTTGATGATATTTCAATTATTCCCTCGTTTGTTCTAACCCCTTTAACCTATTTAGGTGGGGTGTTTTACTCGATTGACTTGCTCTCGCCATTTTGGCAAAAGCTGTCGCTGGCTAATCCAATTTTGCACATGGTTAACTCCTTTAGATACGGCATTTTAGGAGTTTCAGATATTAATATCTGGACCGCTATCAGCCTGATGCTAGTGACCACTGCTTTATTGTATGTATGGTGTATTCGCCTGCTAAAATCAGGCCGCGGCATGCGTCAGTAAACGTGACTTAGATAAACTCACTAAGCATAAAGTCACACAATTGGGTAAAAAGTTTGCAAGTTAAAATAGGGGCGTGCAAAATACGCCCTTATTCTTTTCCCGCAGATTGATGCTATGGACTCTATCAAATCTTTTTTGCGCTTGGTGACGCCTTTAGGGTTAGCTACTTTACTCTCAGCCTGTGCTTCTTTTAATGAACAGACCGAGTTGCGTGCGCATCCAGTGTCGGCCAAACACGTTAGCGCCAAGCAGCATGCTAAAGCCGAAGCCATTCACAGCTTACTGGACGATATTGAACAAACCACCAGTGACCTATTACTCGACAACAATGAATATCAGCTGCCAAGTTTAGCCGACTCTATTTTAGAAGGCGGCTTAAAGTTATTGGGCACGCCCTATGTTTGGGGCGGCAATAACTTAAAAACCGGATTTGATTGCAGTGGTTTTATTGGCTATGTTTATCGCAAGCAAGCCGGTATTGAGCTGCCACGAACTACAGCTGATTTGTACCGTATGGATGCCCCGGTAATTGCCCGTGCTGATTTAATTCCAGGCGATTTAATTTTGTTTAATAAGCGTGGGCGCGGACAAGTCAGCCATGTAGGCATTTACATGGGGGAAAATAAGTTTTTACACGCATCTAGCAATAAGCGTACCGGCGGGGTACGGGTAGATAGCTTAAGTAATAGTTATTGGAGCGCCAGCTTTATGCGCGGCAAACGTGTGCTTGAAGAAGGTTTTGCTGAGACTGCGATTAACTTAGCCAGCAACAAGTAATCAGCTGTTACTGGCAGCGATTGATCATTAATAGGGGTAACGATAGATGCCTAGAGTATGGTTAGTGGGGCTGGGAGTCAGTCTATTATTAGCAGGCTGCAGCAGTCAGCCTAAAGCGCCTAGTAGCTCCGTGAGTCAACCGTTACCTGAAATCACCTATAAACCGCAGACTGGGCACTCACAAAATGTCTTATTCCATGCGCTTGGTTTAATCGGAACACCCTACTTATGGGGCGGCAACACCCCCGAAACGGGCTTTGATTGTAGTGGCCTGATTGCCTATGTATATGATCAAAGCGCTGGGCTGCAATTACCCCGTACCACCTCGCAGATGCACAGTTATAGCTCAGCCCCCAAAGTGGCGCGTAATCAATGGCGTAGCGGCGATATACTTTACTTTGCTACTGCCGGCAATGGCAAAGTGAGTCATGCGGGTATTTATGTGGGGGAAGGACGTTTTGTGCATGCGCCGTCTTCTGGTGGCACCGTGCGTTTAGATCGCATGGATAATAGCTACTGGAGCAAAGCGTATATTGGTGCTAATCGTCCGCTAGCTAAAAACTAAACAAATTAATTCATCTATTTATACCGCCCCAGTGCTTTTTTGTACTGGGGCGTTTTGCGTTAGGCTAAGCCTAATAAGTTGGCCACATAGTCTGCGTCCTTATCACCACGGCCAGACAGGTTTACTAAAATCCGTTGTTCAGGATCCAAACTTGGTGCAGTTCGTATAGCCCAAGCTACCGCATGGGCACTTTCTAGAGCGGGGATAATACCCTCAACCCGAGATAAGCGCATAAAGGCATCTAAGCATTCTTGGTCTGTCACGCTGTCGTACGTCACTCGTCCATGATCTTTTAGATAACTGTGCTGTGGCCCTACGCCTGGATAATCTAAACCCGAAGCAATTGAGTGTACTGGCAGTGGTTGACCTTGTTCATCCTCTAATACATAACACGCCATGCCATGCAAGGTACTAGGTTTACCTAGTGTTAAAGTGGCTGAGTGCTGATCGGTATCAAGCCCTTTACCTGCAGGCTCAACACCTACCAGTTTCACTTCAGGATGGTCTAAAAATGCACTAAACATGCCAATTGCATTAGAGCCGCCACCGACACACGCAGTTACGTAATCTGGCAGTTGATTAAAGCGCTGAGTAAATTGCTGCTTTGCTTCTTTCCCAATAATTGCTTGGAAGTCACGTACCATTTTTGGGAAAGGATGAGGGCCTACCACAGAGCCAATAGCATAAATAAAATTATGGGGATCTTTTAGGTATTCTTCAAAGGCACTATCCACAGCATCTTTTAAGGTTGCAGTACCACGGGTTACAGGCACGATAGTGCAGCCTAAAATCCGCATTTTAACTACGTTGGGATGCTCTTTTTCAATGTCTACTTGGCCCATGTGAATTTCACAGGGGATTCCTACTAAAGCGCAGGCTGTAGCCAGTGCTACACCATGTTGACCGGCACCGGTTTCTGCAATTACCTTGGTTTTACCCATATATTTGGCAAGGAGGGCTTCACCTAAACAGTGGTTAATTTTATGCGCACCGGTATGGTTCAAATCTTCACGCTTTAGATAAATTTGTGCGCCGCCTAATTGCTCACTGAGGCGTTTGGCATGAAAAATCGGACTAGGGCGGCCAACATAGTCAGCAAATAACGAGGCCAACTCTGTTTTAAACTCATCACATTGGCAGATTTCTTCATAGGCTTGATTAATCTGATTCATGATTTCTTTGAGTGGCTCAGGCACAAACTGGCCACCATACTCACCAAAGAAACCTGCTTGGTTTGGCATTTCTGCAAACGCTAAGTCACTCATTGACAGATCCTTAATACTGTATTGTGTAGTTATTGACAATCATCGGCTTGGGCAGCGCGAACTTTTTTTACCGCAGTCACTTTAAAGCCACTACTATAGGCTTGACATAATTCACAGTCTGCCGCAGGTTGTTTAACCCCTTCCAATTCGGCAAAAACCTCTTGATAGGGTTCTACTGTTAGATTGTCATAGGCTGTTTGCAAGGTATTGAGCTGCATTTCATCGCCATACAACCATGCATCATCCTTGGCTTTACATTCCTTAAAAGCACTGACTTCATGGCCTAAAATAATATGCCCGCGCACTAACGAAGAAGAGGAGCTTGAAGAACAGGCAGAGAGCAAAATAAACGAGGCCCCTAACAGTAAGTGGGAGCAAGAAAGTTGTTTGAACATAAATTTCCTAACTGAAGGAGCTAAAATAAGGCTTCAGTATACGCATTATTCAGTAAGCTTTTCTGTACATAGAACTACACTGTAAGCATTAATTAGCGGTAGTCAATAATCAAATTATAGGCAACTTACTCTACGTAATGGTAAGTTAACCTTGACTTGAAAACCCATGGGTAGATTGCTAAAGCACAGCTGCCCTTGGTGCTGCTCTATAACTCGCTGCACAATGGTAAGCCCCAAACCGTAACCCTCGGCTGCATTCTGCCCAGCCACCCGATAAAAGGGCTCACTTAGCTTAGCTAAATGCTCTTCAGCCACACCTGGTCCATCATCACAGATAGTGATGCAAAGTTGCTGCTCAACTAACTGCCAACTAATTTGTACCTGATGCTGGGCAAAGCGCCAGGCATTACGCAGCAGGTTATCCAATGCTCGCTCAAAGGCAGCAGCTTGCACCTGTACCGATAACCCTTTAGGCCCTTGTAGCTTGATGGTTTTTTCCGATACGAGGCCTTGATAGGGACTAATTAATTGTTCGAAGAAATCATCTAGTGATAACCACTGCCAACTATGACTGTGGTCATCCAATCTAGCCAAGTCTAAAATTTCGCTAATTAATTGATCCAAACGATCACACTCTAGCTCCATTCGCTGTACTTGAGTTGGCAATTGTGTAGGCGTACTACGCTCAGTAAGTGCTAAAAGTAATTTTAAGCGGGCCAGTGGCGAGCGCAATTCATGGGAAACATCGCGCAATAACTGTTGCTGTCGATCGAGTAAGTGCTGTAAGTCCGTACCCATGCGTTTAAAGTCACGTGCCAACATGCCTAACTCATCCTGCCGCTGGGATAAAATCATTAGCGATTGCTGCTTAAAATTAGTATTAGCTAAATCTTGCACGGCTAAACGTAGGCGTTGAATGGGGCGAGTGATTGATAAACTTAAAAGCAAGCTAATGACTAATAGCAACAATAAAGTTACTGCTAAATAACTGCTTATTTTTAGCCAATGATTAAGCTGCCAGCGCTGCAATTCTTGTTGGGCGATTCGATAGACAAAGAGTAATTCTTGCCCTGTTGGAGTGTGTACCTCTTGGGTCACCCGGCGCCAGCGCGGGCCTGAGCCATGGGCCAGCCGTTTATCATGGTGTTTGGCAAGTTCTGGCGAGCGACTGACTAGTTGCTCATGATCTTCATTAATATCAAACACCTGAATATAGATACTGTGCTGTTTGCGCACTTCTTTAAGTAAGCGCGCTGTAGCTTTCGGATCATTGCTGGCTTCGGCTTGCTGCCACTGCTCTGGAAACTGCTGCAGTGCAGGGTGGTGATTTAACAACCAATAGTCTTGGTTAAAGAACTGCGCCAAGAGAAAGGTAGCGCCAACCACCAAGATTAATGCCAACCACAAAGCGGCAAAGACGCGCCAAAACAACGAGTGAAAAAATGTTGGCATTAATCTTAGCTATCCTACTTGAGGGTTATTAAGAGCGGTGCACCCGAGGTTCTGCGCTATCTGACTTGTGCTTGCGCTCTGGCTTATGTATGCCTTTATGATGCTTTTTCATGGTTGAGCGATGCTTTTGTTTTAACTCACTCCATTGCTTGCGCTGCTCTGGTGTTAAGATCTCTTGCATTTTTTGCTGCTGTTTTTCAGCTGAGCTTTTAAACTCAGCATGCATAGCTTTGCGCTTAACTTCAGGCAAGTATTTATCTTGAATTGCGCGTCGCTCTTGGCGTGAAGCTTCACGCACTGCTTGCAGTTGCTTAACTTGCTCATCACTGAGCTTAAGCTCCTGCTGCATTTGCTGAGCGTAACGATCATGCTTGGTCGTACGGCGAGTTTCTGCGTCTGCTGCTACTTTGGGTGCTGGCAATACTTTATGGATACCGGGTTTATTTAAGTATTGCTTGGCTTCTTCAGGTGGCATGGCAAAGCTAGTGATTGGAAGCGCGATACTGGTAATCAAGGCTAAAGGCGTTAAAAACTGACGCATAAGATGTTCCTCTCAATGACAGGGGTAAATAATTGAGTAATACCTCACTCAATGTCGATGGGGCTAGTATGCCAGATGCACAGTTTAGTGCTGTCAATCGAGTGTAAAGCTTAGGTAAAGGTGCGGTTACTGTTTAACGTAAAAATAACCACGACCACGTAGGGCCTGGATTCGGCTACTGCCATCAGCTAAATTACCCAGCTTTTTACGCAGGTTACTGATATGCATATCAAGACTACGATCAAACGCAGTTAATTTTTTTTCCAATGCTTGCTCAGACAACTCATCCTTACTCCATACTTCGCCAGGTCGGCTGAGGAGTAGGTCCAACAAACGTCCCTCAGAAACGGTGAGCTGATTTTGCTGATCGAAGGTTAATACATTGCCCGTGCTGCGCTGAAAGCGTAGATCGCCATATTCAAGCCAATCCTCCAGGGCCTTAGTATTATCTTCGGTAGTTGACTGGATCCGCCGATAAATTGCCTTGAGCCGCGCACTTAACTCACGGGGGTCGCAAGGCTTAGCTAAGTAATCATCGGCTCCCAGTTCTAACCCCAGCACCCGATCCATAGGCTCACCACGGGCCGACAGCATTAATACTGGCAGCTGTGGTAAGTTTTCCCGTAGTTCTTTTAACAGCTCTAAGCCATTGCCATCAGGCAGCATGACATCCAAAATCACTAAATCATAGCTCGCTTCAGTGCTCAGTAACTGCCGCGCATGTTGTGTGCTGTGGGCATAAAACACCTGATAGCCTTCTTGACTCAACCAAGCGCCTAATAGCTCGCAGAGCTCCACATCATCATCAATTAACAATAGCTGCTGCATGGCTTATTCAACCACAGGTAAAACCTGTTTAAAGGGTTTAACTATGACCTGCTGATAGACCTGCGCCGCACAATAAGGATCGGCTGCAGCCCAAGCTTTAGCCGCGGTCAATGACTCAAACTCAGCCACTACTAAACTGCCGGTAAACCCTTCAGCGTCGGGGTTAGGGTGGGGGCCAGCGAGCACTAAACGCTGCTGTTGCTGTAGCTGCTCTAAGCGCGCAAGATGAGCGGGACGTGCTGCCATACGTGCTTCTAAGCTGTCAGGCGCATCAGTGGCGATAATTGCAAATAAAGACATGGGCTTAATCCTTAGGTTGGTCGGAGCTGGCTGTATCGGCTTCCGGCTGAATATGACGTGCCATATAAATACCTTGAGCGACTAAAAAAATTAAGGTCATGCCTAAACTGCCAAACACTTTAAAATCGACCCAGATCTCATGGAAAGTAAAGGCAACGAACAAGTTGGCAGCGCCAGAAAAGATGAAAAATAGCACCCAAGCCCAATTTAGCTTGCGCCAAATCGCATCGGGTAGGTTAACTGCATGCCCCATCATGCGCTGAATCAATGGCTGCTTGCCGATAAACAAGCTGGCTAAAAAACCACTGGCAAATAACCAATTGACGATGGGCGCCTTCCACTTAAGGAAGGTTTCACTATGAAAGGTCAGCGTTAAGCCACCAAAAAACAAACAACCAAGTAACGTCAACCACTGGCCTTTCTCTAAACGCCGCTGAGCGATGAAAAGCAAACCATAGACAATCACTGAACTGATGATTAGCACAGCGGTAGCACTAAAAATACCACCAAACTCAAAACTATGGCCTAGTAACTCAACCGTATTAGGGCTGGTTTTATAGACGATGAAGAATAAGATGAGGGGGATAAAATCGATAAACTGTTTCACAATACAAGCCAATAGTGGATAGAGCAGGCATAATAGCAAACCCAGCCTAAAGCGTAAGCCCTTGATTTATGGATATTGATCTACATTGTCACAGCACTGCCTCCGATGGCGTTCTTTCCCCCACTGAACTGGTGCAACGCGCCGCTGCGCAAGGGGTAAAAACGTTAGCTTTAACCGATCACGACACCATTGAAGGCTTAGCTGAAGCCCAGCATGCAGCCAAACAGTGTGGGATCCAATTAATTAATGGCATTGAGCTATCGTGCAGCTGGAATGGCGCCACCATTCATATCTTAGGTTATGCCTTTGATTCACAACATCCGGCGATTATACGGGTGACTCAACAAATGCATCAGGCCCGCTGGGAGCGTGCAGAGCTGATTAGTCAGCGTCTAGCTAAAAAAGGCTTCCATGATGCGCTGGCCGGTGCCCAAGCAATTCAAGCAGAGTTAGGCGATAGCCAAAATGCTCCCGCACGCCCACACTTTGCTAGCTTTATGGTCCAGCAAGGTTGGGTAAAGGATTACAATGAAGCTTTTCGTAAATGGCTAGGAGCTGGCAAAGTCGGCGATGTTAAACAACATTGGCCAAGTTTTGAGGCAACCTTACAGGTATTAAAAGAAGCTGAAGCACTGATTAGTTTAGCTCATCCTTATCACTACAACTTTACCCGTACCAAGCGCCGGCGCTTGGTGGCTGATTTTGTCGAGCACGGTGGGCATGCTATTGAAGTAGTCAACGGCTGGCAGCCGGCTGAGCAAATAGGGGTGTTATCAATTTTAACTC
The sequence above is a segment of the Thiopseudomonas alkaliphila genome. Coding sequences within it:
- a CDS encoding septation protein A, producing MKQFIDFIPLILFFIVYKTSPNTVELLGHSFEFGGIFSATAVLIISSVIVYGLLFIAQRRLEKGQWLTLLGCLFFGGLTLTFHSETFLKWKAPIVNWLFASGFLASLFIGKQPLIQRMMGHAVNLPDAIWRKLNWAWVLFFIFSGAANLFVAFTFHEIWVDFKVFGSLGMTLIFLVAQGIYMARHIQPEADTASSDQPKD
- a CDS encoding response regulator transcription factor, translated to MQQLLLIDDDVELCELLGAWLSQEGYQVFYAHSTQHARQLLSTEASYDLVILDVMLPDGNGLELLKELRENLPQLPVLMLSARGEPMDRVLGLELGADDYLAKPCDPRELSARLKAIYRRIQSTTEDNTKALEDWLEYGDLRFQRSTGNVLTFDQQNQLTVSEGRLLDLLLSRPGEVWSKDELSEQALEKKLTAFDRSLDMHISNLRKKLGNLADGSSRIQALRGRGYFYVKQ
- a CDS encoding YciI family protein codes for the protein MSLFAIIATDAPDSLEARMAARPAHLARLEQLQQQQRLVLAGPHPNPDAEGFTGSLVVAEFESLTAAKAWAAADPYCAAQVYQQVIVKPFKQVLPVVE
- a CDS encoding PHP domain-containing protein, which encodes MDIDLHCHSTASDGVLSPTELVQRAAAQGVKTLALTDHDTIEGLAEAQHAAKQCGIQLINGIELSCSWNGATIHILGYAFDSQHPAIIRVTQQMHQARWERAELISQRLAKKGFHDALAGAQAIQAELGDSQNAPARPHFASFMVQQGWVKDYNEAFRKWLGAGKVGDVKQHWPSFEATLQVLKEAEALISLAHPYHYNFTRTKRRRLVADFVEHGGHAIEVVNGWQPAEQIGVLSILTREFGLRASAGSDFHLPKSWSELGSYRAVPTDLPLLSELFA
- a CDS encoding Spy/CpxP family protein refolding chaperone, with the protein product MRQFLTPLALITSIALPITSFAMPPEEAKQYLNKPGIHKVLPAPKVAADAETRRTTKHDRYAQQMQQELKLSDEQVKQLQAVREASRQERRAIQDKYLPEVKRKAMHAEFKSSAEKQQQKMQEILTPEQRKQWSELKQKHRSTMKKHHKGIHKPERKHKSDSAEPRVHRS
- a CDS encoding sensor histidine kinase; the protein is MPTFFHSLFWRVFAALWLALILVVGATFLLAQFFNQDYWLLNHHPALQQFPEQWQQAEASNDPKATARLLKEVRKQHSIYIQVFDINEDHEQLVSRSPELAKHHDKRLAHGSGPRWRRVTQEVHTPTGQELLFVYRIAQQELQRWQLNHWLKISSYLAVTLLLLLVISLLLSLSITRPIQRLRLAVQDLANTNFKQQSLMILSQRQDELGMLARDFKRMGTDLQHLLDRQQQLLRDVSHELRSPLARLKLLLALTERSTPTQLPTQVQRMELECDRLDQLISEILDLARLDDHSHSWQWLSLDDFFEQLISPYQGLVSEKTIKLQGPKGLSVQVQAAAFERALDNLLRNAWRFAQHQVQISWQLVEQQLCITICDDGPGVAEEHLAKLSEPFYRVAGQNAAEGYGLGLTIVQRVIEQHQGQLCFSNLPMGFQVKVNLPLRRVSCL